Proteins co-encoded in one Thermoplasmata archaeon genomic window:
- a CDS encoding ABC transporter ATP-binding protein, with the protein MTALVETASLTKLFGEVRAVDDLSVSIPEGAIGLVGPNGAGKTTFLRLLLGLLRPTAGSGKVLGYGIEDGIPVRERTGYMPEHDCLIPDMTGIGLVSYMGRVSGLDPGTAMSRAHDVLQFVGVEEERYRKVAEYSTGMKQKVKLAQAMVHDPQLYVFDEPTTGLDPRGRTEMLNLVGKIAASQGRNVILSSHLLPDVESICNYVVILDGGHQIAAGPLSTLLSGAQDRLRVDVRGDRDAFLRTLKEAGIEADAGTSGVHVARKPGVETEIFRAANASGMEVRYMGAEIRSLEELFLELVERHTGGR; encoded by the coding sequence GTGACCGCCCTCGTGGAGACCGCCTCGCTGACGAAGCTCTTCGGCGAGGTCCGCGCCGTCGACGATCTCAGCGTCTCGATCCCCGAAGGAGCCATCGGCCTCGTGGGGCCCAACGGCGCGGGGAAGACGACCTTCCTGCGGCTCCTGTTGGGGCTCCTGCGGCCCACGGCGGGCTCGGGTAAGGTCCTGGGCTACGGCATCGAGGACGGCATCCCCGTGCGGGAGCGGACCGGCTACATGCCCGAGCACGACTGCCTGATCCCCGACATGACGGGGATCGGCCTCGTCTCCTACATGGGCCGCGTGAGCGGGCTCGATCCGGGCACGGCCATGAGCCGGGCCCACGACGTCCTCCAGTTCGTCGGGGTCGAGGAGGAGCGCTACCGCAAGGTCGCGGAATACTCCACGGGCATGAAGCAGAAGGTGAAGCTCGCCCAGGCCATGGTCCATGACCCCCAGCTGTACGTCTTCGACGAGCCCACGACGGGCCTCGACCCCCGCGGGAGGACGGAGATGCTGAACCTGGTCGGCAAGATCGCCGCTTCCCAGGGCCGCAACGTGATCCTGTCGAGCCACCTCCTCCCGGACGTGGAATCGATCTGCAACTACGTGGTCATCCTGGACGGGGGCCATCAGATCGCCGCAGGGCCCCTCTCCACGCTCCTCAGCGGGGCCCAGGACCGCCTCCGGGTCGACGTGCGCGGGGACCGCGACGCGTTCCTCCGGACACTCAAGGAGGCGGGCATCGAAGCGGACGCGGGGACTTCCGGGGTGCATGTGGCGCGGAAACCGGGAGTCGAGACGGAGATCTTCCGGGCAGCCAATGCGAGCGGCATGGAGGTCCGGTACATGGGCGCGGAGATTCGCAGCCTCGAGGAGCTGTTCCTCGAACTCGTGGAGCGCCACACGGGAGGCCGCTGA